TAAGCAAATGTTCCAGAGCTACACATCGAAAGCGGCCAACGCGGATGAACAGCCGCGCGAGACGGAACGTCGTAAAAGTGTGTCGGGGGAAACACCGGATGTCGTCACTGAGATACCGAAGGGAGCAGGAACTTCTAAAGAAGAGCAGCAACAGATAGAAAAGGGGAACGATGCATCAAATGGGGAGCCGAGCAAACCGAAAGGGCTTATTCAGCATTTCCTACAGCGTCAGTCTGCTTTAGCACCCGTTTCTGCCAGTAAGAGTGAAGAAACAGGGAGTGAAGTGAAGACGACAAATGCATCTAGCTCTTCTGATGCATCAAATGAGGAGCCGAGCAAACCGAAAGGGCTTATTCAGCATTTCCTGCAGCGTCAGTCTGCTTTAGCGCCCGTTTCTGTCAGTAAGAGTGCAGAAACAGAGAGTGAAGCGAAGACGACAAATGCATCTAGCTCTTCGGAAGACGTAAATCAGCCAGAAAGTAAATCGAAGAAAGGTATTGCACAGTTCTTGCAACCGAAAAGTGCCATCAACAAAGAGTCTTCCCTTGGAAGTGGAGATTTAAGCAAATCTCCTTCTACTGtagagtcgatagagccagcAGCTAAACCGAAGAAAGGTATTGAACAGTTCCTGaagtcaaaaagtgatgtccAGAAAGAAACAGCCACTGAAAATGAGCAAGAGAAAGAGGGGAATACTAATGATGAAGCTGAAGCCGTCCCTTATCTGGATGATACTGTGGAGCTAGCGGTACCAGAACAGGAAGAGAATCAAACACCAGAGTCGGGAATGGAGCGTGATGTTCAGATATCTGCACCTTCCACCATACATGAATCGGAAGACCCACCAGAAGAGAAACCATCCACTTCCAAAGCATCGTTCGTGGAGCGAAGCAATGCCGCTACAAAACCAGATTACAAAGAAACGTATGCAGAGTACAGTTTTCAGGTCCCGGAACCAACCCTGGAGTGTCCACAGTGTAAAAAACCGATTCCCGAACATGAATTTCAATCACACCAGGACTTTCACTTTGCGCTCTCGCTAAGCCAGCAGCAGGGAGATGAGTTCCggaatgatttaaaaacaaaattgaccTCCAAATCGCCACTTCCCGCCAAACGAACGTCCAAGGCAATCGTGTCCGCAGCGCCAAGTTCCGGTAGCAGTGGCGCACCGTCggcaaacttgtcaatcgctcgATTTCTGTCGAAAGTTTCTCCCGAATCTATACGCTCCAGCAGCGCAGAAGTGGCCACCGGCAGCAACAGTAAAGCGGACGAGGTACCTGAAAACCACACCAAATGCTCTGACTGTGGTAAGTTCATCCCGCTCGATTCTTTGGATCAGCACAACGATTATCATGTAGCGAAGCGGTTGCAGCAGGAACTGAACCGTCTCGAGGTGGTGGTCCCTTCACAATCCACAAGTAAACCAGCATTAGTCGTGGTGGCCAGTGGGGCCAGTTCCAGCACGAAACGAAAGCGGCCAGCCAATTCAAGCGATAAAGTAACGTCGCCGGTCAAGCAGAAGCTAAAACCGCTGTCCTCTTACTTTACCAAGTTGTAAAACGAACGTAACTCTTACCAACAACGTGTACCTTATTAAACGTGTAAGCCAAGTTA
This is a stretch of genomic DNA from Anopheles merus strain MAF chromosome 2R, AmerM5.1, whole genome shotgun sequence. It encodes these proteins:
- the LOC121590511 gene encoding DNApol-eta translates to MSTKTTINIKNKFDRVVVLVDMDCFYCQVEEKLNPAIRGKPIAVVQYNPWQGGGIIAVNYPARAEGVTRHMRGVEAKQHCPEIELPQVPQVRGKADLTRYREAGKEVADVLKSFTPLLERASIDEAYLDITERVLTRIHEMNEGKFQLRPEKLANTFAVGYENIGEFITKLSNTFDPAGGTAESNSQERLEYKKSDIKLLVGASIVNEIRAAVKERTGFECSAGIAHNKILAKLTAGFHKPNKQTILPINSIPKLYETLPLKKVKGLGGKLGDQVCEVLKIKFMSELVQFPESVLQQHFEQRMGSWMYLMARGIDLEAVTAKFHSKSIGCCKRFPGKNAITGLATLHHWLNELASEVTERLEKDLDENNRTAKQLTVSYSQQIDNVDVSSTRSIALVAYDAERIAADALDAIKRNTERFFASNSTTALHNPIKFLGISARKFEPNGAGKGGGIKQMFQSYTSKAANADEQPRETERRKSVSGETPDVVTEIPKGAGTSKEEQQQIEKGNDASNGEPSKPKGLIQHFLQRQSALAPVSASKSEETGSEVKTTNASSSSDASNEEPSKPKGLIQHFLQRQSALAPVSVSKSAETESEAKTTNASSSSEDVNQPESKSKKGIAQFLQPKSAINKESSLGSGDLSKSPSTVESIEPAAKPKKGIEQFLKSKSDVQKETATENEQEKEGNTNDEAEAVPYLDDTVELAVPEQEENQTPESGMERDVQISAPSTIHESEDPPEEKPSTSKASFVERSNAATKPDYKETYAEYSFQVPEPTLECPQCKKPIPEHEFQSHQDFHFALSLSQQQGDEFRNDLKTKLTSKSPLPAKRTSKAIVSAAPSSGSSGAPSANLSIARFLSKVSPESIRSSSAEVATGSNSKADEVPENHTKCSDCGKFIPLDSLDQHNDYHVAKRLQQELNRLEVVVPSQSTSKPALVVVASGASSSTKRKRPANSSDKVTSPVKQKLKPLSSYFTKL